In the Natrinema sp. CBA1119 genome, GCGAGGAGCCGGCGATGCTCATCGCGACGCCAGAGGACATGAGCGCCTTGGTGACGACCCAGGCCGATTCCTCGAGTCCCGGTCGGATGAGGTCAGCGTTGTCGACGAGGATTTCGGCGGTCATCTCCGAGAGCGCGGCGGCGTACTCGGAGTATTCGACGTCTTTGAGCCGCTGGGCGAGCCGCCAGTCCATCACGGCGGTATAGTTGGAAATGATGTCGGCGCAGCCGGCGGTCGTCAGCTCCCACGGTGCCTCGGCGAGGATGCCGGTGTCGGCGACGACCGCGAGCGGTGGCTCCGCGGCGACGCTGTGGCGGGAATCCCCGTCCGGAACGGAGCCGCGATTGCTGACGATCCCGTCGTGGCTGGCCGCCGTCGGCACGGAGAGAAAGCCCATATCGAGGTGGTGACTGGCCAGCTTCGCGATGTCGATTGCCTTCCCGCCGCCGATTCCGACCAGATAGGTGACCTCCTCGGCCTCGGCGACCTCGATCACCCGCTCGACGGCGGCGAAGGTCGCTTTCTGTATCGTGACGATCGCGGGCTCGATCCCGGTGGCCTCGAAGTCGGCCGCGATGGGGTCCGCAGCAACCTCGCGAGGCGTCGGACTCGTGACGAACAGCGGCCGCCCCTGCAAGTGGAGGTCGTCGATCACGTCGAGGACCTCGTCGCGAACGCCGTGGCCGACGACGACGTTTCGCGGCAAGCGGATCCACGTCGACTTCTCGAACATA is a window encoding:
- a CDS encoding NAD(P)-dependent glycerol-1-phosphate dehydrogenase, encoding MFEKSTWIRLPRNVVVGHGVRDEVLDVIDDLHLQGRPLFVTSPTPREVAADPIAADFEATGIEPAIVTIQKATFAAVERVIEVAEAEEVTYLVGIGGGKAIDIAKLASHHLDMGFLSVPTAASHDGIVSNRGSVPDGDSRHSVAAEPPLAVVADTGILAEAPWELTTAGCADIISNYTAVMDWRLAQRLKDVEYSEYAAALSEMTAEILVDNADLIRPGLEESAWVVTKALMSSGVAMSIAGSSRPASGAEHLFSHQLDRLAPDAALHGHQVGVGSIMTAYLHQGGDGIWRDIRDALSSIDAPTTAAELGIDDEMIIESLTTCHEIRDRYTILGNGMNERAARDVAAKTGVID